Proteins from one Ananas comosus cultivar F153 linkage group 5, ASM154086v1, whole genome shotgun sequence genomic window:
- the LOC109710124 gene encoding putative bifunctional dihydrofolate reductase-thymidylate synthase, translating into MAAYNPMAYANGDSQNKPERTYQVVVAATQKLGIGKDGELPWKLPSDLKFFKEVTTTTSDPVKKNAVIMGRKTWESIPLKEKPLRNRFNIVLTRSGRFDIATEENVVTCASMTSALRMMASAPFCLTIEKVFVIGGGEVLRDALNAPGCEAIHLTNIETNIECDTFIPPVDLSVFHPWYSSFPLVENNTKYSFVTFVRVRNSATEMHDQKDEETNDGPPCNHKFEVEEFSFLPKMVLERHEEFKYLKLVQDIIANGARKNDRTLTGTLSKFGCQMRFNLRRYFPLLTTKRVFWRGVVEELLWFISGSTNAKVLEEKGIHIWESNASREYLDSVGLKDREAGDLGPIYGFQWRHFGAEYTDMHADYTGKGFDQLSDVIDKIKNSPDDRRIILSAWNPSDLKKMALPPCHMFAQFYVENGELSCQMYQRSADMGLGVPFNIASYSLLTCMIAHVCGLSPGEFIHVIGDAHVYRNHVVPLEEQLARQPKPFPILKINPMKKDIDSFEASDFELIGYDPHYKVAMDLAV; encoded by the exons ATGGCTGCTTACAATCCCATGGCCTACGCCAATGGTGATTCACAAAATAAGCCTGAAAGAACCTACCAAGTTGTCGTAGCTGCTACTCAGAAATTGGGTATCGGGAAGGATGGAGAATTGCCATGGAAGCTTCCATCTGACCTCAAGTTTTTTAAGGAGGTCACGACGACTACCTCAGACCCCGTGAAAAAGAATGCGGTTATAATGGGTAGGAAAACATGGGAAAGTATTCCTCTCAAAGAGAAGCCGTTGCGGAATCGGTTTAATATCGTTCTCACTCGCTCTGGGAGGTTCGATATTGCGACAGAAGAGAATGTCGTTACCTGTGCCAGCATGACTTCTGCCTTAAGGATGATGGCTTCAGCCCCTTTCTGTTTGACAATCGAGAAAGTGTTTGTCATAGGCGGCGGTGAGGTATTAAG GGACGCTCTTAATGCACCTGGATGCGAAGCGATTCATCTTACAAATATAGAGACCAATATCGAATGCGACACTTTCATCCCTCCGGTTGATCTTTCGGTCTTCCATCCGTGGTACTCGTCCTTTCCATTGGTGGAGAACAACACTAAATATTCATTTGTGACATTTGTTCGTGTGAGAAATTCAGCAACTGAAATGCACGATCAAAAAGATGAGGAAACAAATGACGGCCCGCCATGCAATCATAAGTTTGAGGTTGAAGAGTTCTCATTTCTCCCTAAAATGGTATTGGAACGGCACGAGGAGTTCAAATATCTTAAACTTGTCCAAGATATTATAGCAAATGGCGCTCGAAAGAATGATAGAACATTAACTGGAACATTGTCAAAATTTGGTTGTCAG ATGCGCTTCAACTTGCGGAGATATTTTCCGTTGCTTACAACCAAG AGAGTATTTTGGCGTGGTGTAGTTGAAGAACTCTTGTGGTTCATCAGTGGTTCAACTAATGCAAAG GTTCTAGAGGAGAAGGGTATACATATTTGGGAAAGCAATGCGTCGAGAGAATACCTTGATAG TGTTGGCCTGAAGGATAGGGAGGCAGGTGACCTGGGGCCAATATATGGATTTCAGTGGAGACACTTTGGAGCCGA GTACACCGACATGCATGCCGACTATACGGGCAAGGGCTTCGATCAGTTGTCGGATGTAATTGACAAAATAAAGAATAGCCCAGATGACCGTCGCATCATTCTCTCTGCATGGAACCCTTCTGATCTCAAGAAAATGGCTCTTCCTCCTTGTCACATGTTTGCTCAA TTTTATGTGGAGAATGGAGAGCTATCATGCCAAATGTACCAGCGATCGGCAGATATGGGCCTTGGCGTGCCATTTAATATTGCATCGTATTCTCTGTTGACATGCATGATTGCTCACGTCTGTG GGCTTTCGCCTGGAGAATTTATCCATGTGATCGGAGACGCTCACGTTTATAGGAACCATGTTGTCCCTCTTGAGGAGCAACTTGCTAGGCAGCCTAAGCCATTCCCA ATATTGAAGATAAACCCAATGAAGAAGGATATAGACTCGTTTGAGGCGTCCGATTTCGAGCTTATTGGGTATGATCCTCACTATAAGGTAGCCATGGACTTGGCCGTATAA
- the LOC109710158 gene encoding uncharacterized protein LOC109710158, producing MAGAERTAQVLCIGTADTKLEELRFLADRVGSDLSAFSKGFSLKVQVSIIDVSTSTNKMPSLDDIPFVPREAILSCYLGTVEHSSFELPDDRGEAVAVMSKALTCFLNKTYEEGILLGAIGLGGSGGTALLSPAFGSLPLGVPKLIVSTVASGQTQPYIGTSDLVLFPSVVDICGVNNVSRVILSNAGAAFAGMVVGKLLASDESSEMSKRPTVGLTMFGVTTPCVNAVKERLRQEGYETLVFHATGVGGKAMEELVRGGYIQGVLDITTTEVADYIVGGIMACDSTRFDAIIEKKIPLVLSIGALDMVNFGPRDTIPTIFAHRKIHIHNEQVSLMRTSVEENKKFAQFIANKLNKSSSRITVCLPQKGVSALDAPGKSFYDPEATSVLIDELDKLIEKSEERQVVILPYHINDPEFANALVDSFLKMEAKINKSTTPRRSAVLAQKQKMNVKEFVSEGNISDDRSIWRTPVDFPDAKPETVRRTRAILHELKQEVNKGIPIIGAGAGTGISAKFEEAGGVDLIVLYNSGRFRMAGRGSLAGLLPFADANAVVLDMANEVLPVVKRVPVLAGVCATDPFRRMDYFLKQLEAIGFAGVQNFPTVGLFDGNFRQNLEETGMGYSLEVEMIHRAHNAGFVTTPYAFNQEEAIAMAKAGADIIVAHMGLTTSGSIGAKTTVTLDDSVVRVQAIADAAVRVNPNIIVLCHGGPISGPREAEFILKSTKGVHGFYGASSMERLPVEQAITTTVKEYKCISIKRD from the exons atGGCGGGAGCGGAGAGGACGGCGCAGGTGCTCTGCATCGGCACCGCCGACACCAAGCTCGAGGAGCTCCGGTTCCTCGCCGATCGCGTCGGATCCGATCTGAGCGCCTTCTCCAAAGGTTTCTCGTTGAAG GTACAAGTCAGCATAATCGATGTTTCCACGAGTACAAATAAAATGCCAAGCTTGGATGATATCCCTTTTGTACCCAGAGAGGCGATACTCTCTTGTTATTTGGGTACCGTAGAACATTCATCTTTTGAGCTTCCAGATGACAGAGGTGAAGCTGTTGCGGTTATGTCCAAAGCTCTTACTTGTTTTCTGAACAAAACATACGAAGAAGGCATCCTTTTAGGAGCTATAGGCTTAGGAGGAAGTGGAGGGACCGCGTTACTCTCTCCTGCATTCGGATCTCTTCCTCTTGGAGTGCCTAAGCTTATTGTATCAACTGTTGCTAGTGGTCAAACTCAACCATACATTGGAACATCGGATTTAGTATTGTTTCCGTCGGTTGTGGACATATGTGGGGTTAACAACGTTAGCAGGGTCATATTGTCGAATGCTGGAGCAGCTTTTGCTGGAATGGTTGTTGGAAAGTTGTTGGCATCTGATGAATCCAGTGAAATGAGTAAGAGGCCCACAGTTGGCCTAACTATGTTTGGAGTTACAACTCCGTGCGTAAATGCTGTGAAAGAACGACTGAGGCAAGAAGGGTACGAGACTCTTGTATTTCATGCCACTGGTGTTGGCGGAAAAGCTATGGAGGAACTTGTGAGGGGTGGGTATATACAG GGCGTGTTGGATATCACAACAACAGAAGTTGCTGACTACATAGTTGGTGGCATCATGGCATGTGATAGCACACGATTCGATGCTATTATAGAGAAGAAGATTCCCTTAGTTCTTAGTATTGGAGCTTTGGATATGGTTAACTTCGGACCTCGTGATACAATACCTACCATCTTTGCGCATAGAAAGATTCATATACATAATGAGCAG GTTTCACTAATGCGAACTTCTGTGGAAGAGAATAAGAAATTTGCTCAGTTTATTGCCAACAAATTGAACAAATCATCATCAAGAATTACTGTTTGCCTTCCACAGAAGGGTGTCTCTGCTCTTGATGCACCTGGAAAGTCATTTTATGATCCAGAGGCTACTTCGGTGTTAATTGATGAATTAGATAAACTTATTGAGAAAAGCGAAGAACGACAG GTGGTGATTCTTCCGTACCATATTAATGATCCCGAATTTGCAAACGCCTTGGTAGACTCATTCTTAAAGATGGAAGCTAAGATCAATAAGAGTACGACTCCTCGACGAAGTGCTGTCCTTGCACAGAAGcaaaaaatgaatgtaaaagaGTTTGTTTCAGAGGGTAACATTTCAGATGATAGATCCATTTGGCGAACTCCAGTCGACTTTCCTGATGCAAAACCAG AAACTGTGCGGCGGACAAGGGCTATACTGCATGAACTGAAGCAAGAGGTAAATAAAGGCATACCTATAATTGGGGCAGGTGCTGGGACTGGCATATCAGCGAAGTTTGAAGAAGCCGGTGGTGTTGATCTGATAGTCTTGTATAACTCTGGGCGATTTCGAATGGCCGGGAGGGGTTCATTGGCTGGGTTGCTGCCATTCGCGGATGCAAATGCGGTTGTACTTGACATGGCCAATGAAGTGTTACCA GTGGTAAAAAGAGTACCGGTTCTTGCTGGAGTATGTGCTACCGATCCTTTTCGCCGAATGGATTACTTTCTGAAGCAACTAGAAGCGATTGGATTTGCAGGGGTGCAGAACTTCCCAACTGTTGGATTGTTTGATGGTAACTTCCGCCAAAACTTGGAAGAAACAGGAATGGGTTACAG CTTGGAGGTAGAGATGATACACAGAGCTCATAATGCGGGCTTCGTGACGACTCCGTATGCTTTTAATCAAGAGGAAGCCATTGCGATGGCCAAAGCTGGTGCTGATATTATCGTGGCGCATATGGGTCTAACCACATCGGGATCAATCGGTGCAAAGACTACCGTCACTTTAGACGATAGCGTTGTGCGTGTTCAGGCCATTGCCGACGCCGCAGTCAGGGTCAATCCTAATATTATTGTTCTCTGCCACGGAG GTCCCATATCGGGTCCTCGGGAAGCCGAGTTCATATTAAAGAGCACAAAAGGAGTTCACGGGTTCTACGGCGCGTCGAGCATGGAGCGGTTGCCCGTGGAGCAAGCTATCACAACCACCGTGAAAGAGTACAAATGCATTTCCATAAAAAGAGActga
- the LOC109710125 gene encoding probable diaminopimelate decarboxylase, chloroplastic, with the protein MAATQLLSRPLPLSKPLRNPNPALSSSRPYLPFPTPSRSKTLVLRAVISDSPSTSAAAAAAAAAGVRRHCFSKAPDGFLYCEGVRVQDTMDAAERSPFYLYSKDQITRNFEAYREALEGLRSIVGYAVKANNNFKILEHLRGLGCGAVLVSGNELRLALRAGFDPARCIFNGNGKLLEDLVLAAEKGVFVNIDSEFDLENIVTAARIAGKKVPVLLRINPDVDPQVHPYVATGNKTSKFGIRNEKLQWFLDAIKSHSNDIKLVGAHCHLGSTITKVDIFRDAAVLMVNYIDQIREQGFELEYLNIGGGLGIDYHHTDAILPTPMDLIDTVRELVLSRDLTLIIEPGRSLIANTCCLVNRVTGVKTNGTKNFVVVDGSMAELIRPSLYGAYQHIELVSPPPSDAEVSTFDVVGPVCESADFLGKDRELPTPAKGAGLVVHDAGAYCMSMASTYNLKMRPPEYWIDNGKMVKIRHAETFDDFMRFFDGL; encoded by the exons ATGGCGGCGACCCAACTCCTCtctcgccctctccctctctccaaacccctccgaaaccctaacccgGCACTCTCCTCCTCGAGACCCTACCTCCCCTTCCCCACCCCCTCCCGCTCCAAAACCCTAGTCCTCCGCGCCGTCATCTCCGACTCtccctccacctccgccgccgccgccgccgccgccgccgccggggtgCGCCGCCACTGCTTCTCCAAGGCCCCCGACGGGTTCCTCTACTGCGAGGGCGTTAGGGTTCAGGACACCATGGACGCGGCGGAGCGGAGCCCCTTCTACCTCTACAGCAAGGACCAGATCACCCGCAACTTCGAGGCCTATCGCGAGGCCCTCGAGGGGTTGCGGTCGATCGTCGGGTACGCCGTTAAGGCCAACAATAACTTTAAGATCCTGGAGCACCTCAGGGGGCTTGGGTGTGGCGCCGTGCTCGTGAGCGGGAACGAGCTTCGGCTCGCTCTGAGAGCTGGGTTCGACCCCGCCAG GTGTATATTCAACGGAAATGGGAAGCTCTTGGAGGACCTTGTTTTAGCTGCTGAGAAAGGAGTGTTTGTAAATATAGATAGCGAATTCGACCTGGAAAACATTGTGACTGCTGCAAGAATTGCGGGAAAGAAAGTTCCAGTTTTACTAAGGATTAATCCGGATGTAGATCCACAG GTTCATCCTTACGTTGCGACTGGAAACAAGACATCGAAGTTTGGAATAAGAAATGAAAAACTACAGTGGTTTTTAGATGCTATCAAGTCGCATTCCAATGATATTAAGCTTGTTGGAGCTCATTGTCACCTGGGATCTACCATTACAAAG gtGGACATATTCAGAGATGCTGCTGTTCTTATGGTGAACTACATTGATCAAATAAGAGAACAAGGTTTTGAGTTGGAATACCTGAATATAGGCGGCGGCTTGGGGATAGATTACCATCATACCGATGCAATCCTTCCGACACCCATGGATCTTATCGATACT GTGCGTGAGTTGGTTCTCTCTCGAGATCTCACTCTCATAATTGAACCTGGAAGATCACTAATAGCCAACACGTGCTGCTTGGTCAATCGGGTGACTGGTGTTAAAACAAACGGAACGAAAAATTTCGTAGTGGTAGACGGTAGCATGGCAGAGCTCATCCGGCCTAGTCTATATGGAGCGTATCAG CACATTGAACTGGTTTCTCCTCCCCCTTCAGATGCCGAAGTCTCGACTTTCGATGTGGTCGGGCCTGTTTGTGAGTCTGCTGACTTCTTAGGGAAAGATAGAGAGCTTCCGACTCCAGCCAAG GGAGCCGGATTAGTTGTTCATGATGCCGGTGCTTATTGCATGAGCATGGCTTCGACTTACAACCTTAAAATGCGACCCCCTGAATATTGG ATTGACAACGGCAAAATGGTGAAAATCAGGCACGCCGAGACGTTCGACGACTTCATGAGGTTCTTTGATGGCCTTTAA
- the LOC109710873 gene encoding inositol-pentakisphosphate 2-kinase IPK1-like: MEMVLSAEDAKDWVYKGEGAANLILAYRGSSPALLGKVLRIQKVPKDGAQPTNTSVLLSRHEQLLWGDVIELLESLSKDNLGQVFAMHVMSRFLGAKHIDSGIRVLVSKGFLQSVEINVQSHRPISRVNAAKIDTLSDSALLISDHSIFAGTPREGTSIAVEIKPKCGFLPSSEYIAKANSIKKHVTRYKMHQLLKLQHGEILKASECDPLDLFSQSKDRIRRAIKALFAAPQNNLRVFLNGSLIFGGMGGAEDKVHSREASRNFEDLLELSGVQLSTFIELVGEALHKSGVLDPLLATQKLDVLDIEGAIHAYYDVISQPCLVCENTTDAELLNHYSQLHSLPMEQSLKIVRDYLISATAKDCSLMISFRPRENGVVASDCSSIFLKSSNQVFDYKVYFIDLDMKPLEKMVYYYELDQKIVDLYTRAEEIQRSSAQSWPMNNGDNCDRKMQCQS, translated from the exons ATGGAAATGGTGCTAAGCGCCGAGGATGCCAAGGATTGGGTATACAAAGGAGAAGGAGCTGCTAATCTCATCCTCGCATACCGTGGTTCTTCACCTGCCCTT CTTGGAAAAGTATTACGGATTCAAAAGGTCCCAAAAGACGGAGCACAACCTACAAATACGAGTGTTCTCTTATCGAGGCATGAACAGCTTCTGTGGGGAGATGTGATTGAACTTCTAGAATCATTGTCAAAAGATAACTTGGGGCAAGTTTTTGCCATGCATGTGATGAGTCGTTTTTTAGGCGCAAAGCATATAGATAGTGGG ATTCGTGTACTAGTGTCTAAGGGCTTCTTGCAATCTGTGGAAATAAATGTCCAGAGCCACCGTCCTATTTCGCGAGTCAATGCTGCCAAAATTGATACCCTCAGTGATTCTGCACTCCTGATTTCCGACCATTCAATATTTGCTG GTACCCCTAGAGAGGGCACCTCCATAGCAGTAGAAATAAAG CCTAAGTGTGGATTTCTCCCCTCCTCAGAATACATAGCCAAGGCGAATTCTATCAAGAAACATGTAACCCGGTATAAGATGCATCAACTCTTGAAACTTCAACATGGAGAG attttgaAGGCAAGTGAATGCGACCCACTCGATCTATTCTCTCAGTCAAAAGACAGAATACGCCGTGCCATCAAGGCGTTATTCGCAGCTCCACAAAACAATCTACGTGTTTTCTTAAACGGCTCTCTCATATTTGGAGGAATGGGAGGTGCTGAGGACAAAGTTCACTCCCGCGAAGCCAGCAGGAACTTCGAAGATCTTCTCGAGCTCAGCGGCGTACAGCTATCCACCTTTATCGAGCTTGTTGGAGAAGCACTTCATAAATCCGGTGTACTCGATCCTCTTCTAGCCACCCAGAAACTGGATGTTCTTGATATCGAGGGAGCAATTCACGCATATTATGATGTTATTTCTCAGCCGTGCCTCGTTTGCGAAAACACCACCGATGCTGAGCTCTTGAATCATTATTCGCAACTGCATTCACTTCCGATGGAGCAGAGTCTGAAAATTGTTCGGGATTATTTGATTTCTGCTACCGCGAAGGATTGTAGCTTGATGATTAGCTTTAGACCGAGAGAGAATGGTGTTGTAGCTTCCGATTGTAGTTCGATATTTCTTAAATCATCCAACCAAGTTTTTGATTACAAG GTGTATTTCATCGACTTGGATATGAAACCTCTAGAGAAGATGGTATACTACTACGAGTTGGATCAAAAGATAGTAGATCTCTATACGAGGGCCGAGGAGATCCAACGAAGTTCGGCGCAATCGTGGCCGATGAACAACGGAGATAATTGCGACAGGAAAATGCAATGCCAAAGTTGA